Proteins encoded within one genomic window of Spiroplasma endosymbiont of Agriotes lineatus:
- a CDS encoding integrase core domain-containing protein, translating to MDFIDEITRIVFGYVYDSLGTNNAINAVHRAMKDFGELGIIIKRLRTDNAPEFTTTNWSNKKTYKAKERPFTTFLSKNEIIHETTPIRSPQSNGKIERFHQHYTKLFYANDKKLNQNELQHFLNQYYYYYNFKRCHSALQNKSPFQTLQKFLLLFS from the coding sequence ATGGATTTCATTGACGAAATAACACGGATAGTATTTGGCTATGTTTATGATAGTTTAGGAACCAATAACGCCATTAATGCTGTGCATAGAGCAATGAAAGATTTCGGCGAACTTGGCATAATCATTAAACGCCTTCGTACTGATAATGCTCCGGAATTTACTACTACTAATTGAAGTAATAAAAAAACATACAAAGCAAAAGAAAGGCCTTTTACAACCTTTCTTTCAAAAAATGAAATCATTCACGAGACGACACCAATTCGTTCGCCTCAATCTAACGGGAAGATTGAACGATTCCATCAACATTATACAAAATTATTTTATGCTAATGATAAAAAATTAAATCAAAATGAACTTCAACATTTCTTAAATCAATATTATTATTATTATAACTTTAAACGCTGTCATTCGGCATTACAAAATAAATCACCATTTCAAACACTACAAAAATTTTTACTACTATTTTCTTAA
- a CDS encoding adhesin, with protein MKKLLSLLTIPTIATSMPNPLLAKAPLGRAKLDIDKTTTQLIRNKRQNNQVYDFEIKNLQKVKFIISKQKNNITRVNILKEDNINLNGKLSELINLENLSFSLTQELRNNQDKQEKIRNLITTYGKKIQENSTHETWVINKKTMIKAQGTNLKYFKYGNYKVNYQLISTNNLEIEIERDRDSIDNLDWVKQQSKFNLVDNNKTMTWTRPDLITVKGELNIVIANPNIDKVVFDNIQQNQTNKQWKINVKPETSEREHNLQVTFALNGKQYTSEIIVSMLAKIEPTRAPVKKQLSELIKKPDLGNISDNKNDNIFLAVNKINNDIIDDFSQIEFTKKDNHSVTLTAKKDSKSYQGSVVVKYNVVPSTVVDLKINLQPTATSGSGVVVDNDYLAQLDKNSITNPVNKFHYANSESIIKMIKSNPSSVITGVVYGCDEQWNKTPQQRTIDPVTGIKLDGIQLNTVKGKYLIELKNELNQTSTIYLQINGEKAKKEYWNTDNGKHFEQWAEDNGYKNIRGSSASQLNNLFALSKTWKQSLAHLKLQLDNFVVDDIKNVTQDEINTYKTKLLDDVKSQVEKYVPDVIENIDYKVLADNLVAGDWTTSKDVKVQAVNSSTKLLSFTAKTIPVQQKEQPTLPTPTFDPTPDNKKVGDSKLWIIGVVVGVLAGVGLAPLLFRKFIFNKYILPKIYARRQQKVVEQWKRDNHNREEAEEQARKQQEREEKQNKQNDQR; from the coding sequence ATGAAAAAATTACTTAGTTTATTAACTATACCAACTATAGCAACGAGTATGCCTAATCCCCTGCTTGCCAAGGCACCGTTAGGACGAGCAAAACTAGATATTGACAAAACAACAACACAACTAATTAGAAATAAAAGACAAAACAATCAAGTTTATGATTTTGAAATCAAAAACTTACAAAAAGTGAAGTTTATAATTTCAAAACAAAAAAATAATATTACACGAGTTAACATATTAAAAGAGGATAACATTAATTTAAATGGGAAATTATCAGAATTAATAAATTTAGAAAACCTTAGTTTCTCACTTACACAAGAATTGCGAAATAATCAAGATAAACAAGAAAAAATTAGAAACTTAATAACAACATATGGAAAAAAAATACAAGAAAATAGCACCCATGAAACGTGAGTAATTAATAAAAAAACAATGATCAAAGCACAGGGCACAAATTTAAAATATTTCAAATATGGTAATTATAAAGTAAATTACCAATTAATCTCTACAAATAATTTAGAAATTGAAATTGAAAGAGATAGAGATAGTATCGACAATTTGGATTGAGTAAAACAACAAAGTAAGTTTAATTTGGTTGATAACAACAAGACAATGACTTGAACTCGCCCTGACTTAATTACGGTGAAAGGGGAGTTAAACATTGTCATTGCTAACCCGAACATTGATAAAGTTGTCTTTGACAATATCCAACAAAATCAAACAAATAAACAATGAAAAATCAATGTTAAACCAGAAACTAGCGAAAGAGAACATAATTTACAAGTAACTTTTGCTTTGAACGGAAAACAGTATACAAGCGAAATTATTGTTTCGATGTTGGCAAAAATAGAACCGACGCGGGCACCAGTTAAAAAACAGTTAAGCGAGTTAATCAAAAAACCAGATTTAGGAAATATCAGCGATAATAAAAATGACAATATTTTCTTAGCAGTAAACAAGATAAATAATGATATTATTGATGATTTTTCACAAATTGAATTTACAAAAAAAGATAATCATTCGGTAACTTTAACAGCAAAAAAAGACAGTAAAAGTTATCAAGGTTCAGTGGTAGTTAAATATAATGTTGTACCTTCGACAGTAGTTGATTTAAAAATTAACTTACAACCAACCGCAACAAGCGGAAGCGGGGTCGTGGTTGATAACGATTATTTGGCACAACTTGATAAAAATAGTATCACTAACCCAGTTAACAAATTTCACTATGCTAATAGTGAAAGTATTATCAAAATGATTAAATCAAACCCAAGCAGTGTGATAACGGGTGTGGTTTATGGTTGTGATGAGCAATGAAATAAAACACCACAACAGCGTACTATTGACCCGGTCACCGGCATTAAACTTGACGGAATTCAACTTAACACGGTTAAGGGTAAATATTTAATTGAGTTAAAAAATGAATTAAATCAAACTAGCACCATTTATTTACAAATTAACGGTGAAAAAGCAAAAAAAGAATATTGAAACACTGATAATGGTAAACATTTTGAACAGTGGGCAGAAGATAATGGATATAAAAATATCCGTGGTTCTAGTGCTAGTCAACTGAATAATTTGTTTGCGTTATCGAAAACTTGAAAACAAAGTTTAGCACATTTAAAACTGCAATTAGATAACTTTGTTGTTGATGACATTAAAAATGTTACGCAAGATGAAATTAATACCTATAAAACAAAACTACTAGATGATGTAAAATCACAAGTTGAAAAATATGTTCCCGATGTCATAGAAAACATCGATTATAAAGTTCTTGCTGATAATCTTGTTGCGGGTGATTGAACTACTAGCAAAGATGTCAAAGTTCAAGCGGTTAATAGTAGTACAAAACTGTTGAGTTTTACGGCTAAAACAATTCCAGTACAGCAAAAAGAACAACCAACCCTGCCAACACCAACTTTTGACCCGACACCCGACAATAAAAAAGTCGGGGATAGTAAACTGTGAATTATCGGCGTTGTTGTTGGTGTCTTGGCGGGGGTTGGCCTTGCGCCCTTGTTATTCCGCAAATTTATTTTTAATAAATATATTTTGCCGAAAATTTATGCTCGCCGTCAGCAAAAAGTAGTTGAGCAGTGAAAGCGCGACAACCACAACCGCGAAGAAGCCGAAGAGCAAGCACGAAAACAACAAGAACGCGAAGAAAAACAAAACAAACAAAATGACCAACGATAA
- a CDS encoding UvrD-helicase domain-containing protein has protein sequence MFSKNPSNITVVGDPADQTIYSFRGAKARLILDFNNYFPNAKTFILNQNYRSIQNILDVANIIIIHNY, from the coding sequence TTATTTAGTAAAAATCCATCAAATATTACTGTTGTTGGCGACCCTGCTGACCAAACAATTTATTCTTTTCGGGGGGCAAAAGCAAGATTAATTTTAGATTTTAATAACTATTTTCCTAATGCAAAAACTTTTATTCTTAATCAAAATTATCGTTCAATACAAAATATTTTAGATGTTGCAAATATTATTATTATTCACAATTATTAA
- a CDS encoding lipoprotein, translating into MKKLLSILGMINFIAIGTSLIISCSNKLAKPIKQPKPIEQPKPIEQPKIDISSIVSIESPTKIIAKNPLKVGLTEVKNALKPQVFKELTKIDNNLTENDFDIAVWILVNDNICKEPYDLTTQKFAKIKIIGYEKINHILIDLMPVNLPIATTS; encoded by the coding sequence ATGAAAAAATTATTATCAATTTTAGGAATGATTAATTTTATAGCAATAGGAACAAGTTTAATTATTTCTTGTAGTAATAAATTGGCAAAACCAATAAAACAACCAAAACCAATAGAACAACCAAAACCAATAGAACAACCAAAAATAGATATTAGTAGCATTGTATCAATTGAATCACCAACAAAGATTATTGCTAAAAACCCTTTAAAAGTTGGTTTAACTGAAGTGAAAAATGCATTAAAACCACAAGTTTTTAAAGAACTTACAAAAATTGATAATAATTTAACTGAAAATGATTTTGATATCGCAGTTTGAATTCTTGTAAATGATAATATCTGCAAAGAACCTTATGATTTAACAACTCAAAAATTTGCAAAAATTAAAATTATTGGATACGAAAAAATAAATCATATATTAATTGATTTAATGCCAGTTAATTTACCAATTGCAACAACTAGTTAA
- a CDS encoding 3'-5' exonuclease encodes MNNRGNRIKLYCGNISIHEANWVIKEIKKLVEKNILLKNILILYRANHLFRHLEGALINNHINYRIYGAFKFFEIKEIKNVLAYLKTLVYGDKLSIIRILNLIKGAGITTINNLIEQSKNSEQSLLKYLMVNIASLKPSIVKLVTYLKVWKEKLKSYEKITFLVQDFLNNGTYLQQLVDGFEEERLENVKELFNHMENYDLQNSDSLQGI; translated from the coding sequence ATGAATAACCGCGGTAACAGGATAAAACTATATTGTGGTAATATTAGCATTCACGAGGCTAATTGGGTAATTAAAGAAATTAAAAAGTTGGTTGAAAAAAATATTTTATTAAAAAATATTTTAATTCTTTACCGTGCTAATCATCTTTTTCGCCATTTAGAAGGGGCATTAATTAATAATCATATTAATTATCGTATTTATGGTGCTTTTAAGTTTTTTGAAATAAAAGAAATTAAGAATGTTTTGGCTTACTTAAAAACTTTAGTTTATGGTGATAAATTATCAATAATACGAATTTTGAATTTAATTAAAGGCGCGGGAATAACAACAATTAATAATTTAATTGAACAATCAAAAAATAGCGAACAATCGCTTTTAAAATATTTAATGGTAAATATTGCTAGTTTAAAACCATCAATAGTTAAATTAGTTACATATTTAAAAGTTTGAAAAGAAAAACTAAAGTCATATGAAAAAATAACTTTTTTAGTTCAAGATTTTTTAAATAATGGTACTTACTTACAACAATTAGTAGATGGTTTTGAAGAAGAACGCTTAGAAAATGTTAAAGAATTATTTAATCATATGGAAAATTATGATTTGCAAAATTCTGATTCATTACAAGGAATATAA
- a CDS encoding UvrD-helicase domain-containing protein, translating to MKEVINLKHLNEKQRLAVLSSEGANRIIAGAGSGKTRVIIYKIAYLIHNLAINSK from the coding sequence TTGAAAGAAGTTATAAATTTAAAACATTTAAACGAAAAGCAAAGATTAGCTGTTTTAAGTAGTGAAGGTGCTAATAGAATTATAGCTGGTGCAGGAAGCGGAAAAACAAGAGTTATTATTTATAAAATTGCTTATTTAATTCATAATTTGGCCATTAATAGTAAGTAG